Proteins from a single region of Sebastes umbrosus isolate fSebUmb1 chromosome 8, fSebUmb1.pri, whole genome shotgun sequence:
- the sftpbb gene encoding surfactant protein Bb isoform X1 has translation MSARGFILLVLTVSLSPGDSRLIIDPLSLITQSSLTLDMCSECSQVIQLSANMISSRDTKETVYEALHALCQRLPGERASECDSQVKMYLPKVLQQTPGHLKPGETCMVFGLCAVHTEEEPLKLPHHATNKDQSSSALNSAASAHVSGEFNPACTLCLYIIKKLETLLPQNMTEDALTKLMEEICDLIPHSYKDECDDFVEKYGVQIVEFLLSSAAPHTICTLLHVCLFKEQPRPELFLPSDCESCRTLAVLSRLHLGVNSTETQTSSFLQSVCVHHPNAIPKCEAFTRIYGSRLQKVLGNQMDLPHACERADLCVASKKLEPLGKNRCTWGPTYWCRDIQTAQLCGNQAFCKKYMWKH, from the exons ATGTCAGCCCGCGGCTTCATCCTGCTGGTCCTCACGGTGTCTCTGAGTCCCG GAGACTCCAGGCTCATTATAGACCCTCTGTCGCTCATCACACAGTCATCTCTG ACATTGGATATGTGTTCAGAGTGCAGCCAGGTCATCCAGCTGTCCGCCAACATGATTTCCAGCAGAGATACCAAG GAGACTGTATATGAAGCGTTGCATGCTCTGTGCCAACGCCTCCCAGGAGAACGGGCATCAGAGTGCGATTCACAGGTGAAGATGTATTTGCCCAAAGTCCTACAGCAGACACCTGGTCATCTG AAACCAGGAGAGACCTGTATGGTTTTCGGACTCTGTGCCGTCCACACGGAGGAGGAACCGCTGAAACTTCCCCACCATGCCACCAATAAAGACCAATCCAGCTCTGCACTCAACTCAGCCGCCAGCGCCCACGTTAGT GGGGAGTTCAACCCAGCTTGCACCCTGTGTTTGTATATTATCAAGAAACTGGAGACTCTGTTGCCCCAAAATATGACTGAG GATGCTTTGACGAAGCTCATGGAAGAGATCTGTGATCTCATACCACATAGCTACAAGGACGAGTGTGATGATTTTGTCGAAAAATACGGCGTGCAGATTGTCGAATTCCTTTTATCGTCTGCTGCACCTCACACAATATGTACTCTTTTGCATGTCTGTTTGTTCAAAGAGCAACCTCGCCCAG AGTTGTTCCTCCCCTCGGATTGTGAGTCGTGCCGCACGCTGGCTGTGCTGAGCCGACTTCACCTGGGCGTCAACTCCACCGAAACTCAGACTTCCtctttcctccagtctgtgtgCGTCCATCACCCCAATGCCATCCCCAAG TGCGAGGCTTTCACCAGAATCTACGGCTCCCGACTGCAGAAGGTTTTGGGAAACCAGATGGACCTTCCACATGCATGTGAA AGAGCTGATCTGTGCGTTGCCTCGAAGAAGTTGGAGCCGCTGGGAAAGAATCGTTGCACTTGGGGACCGACCTACTGGTGCAGAGACATTCAAACTGCTCAGCTGTGTGGT
- the sftpbb gene encoding surfactant protein Bb isoform X2, with the protein MSARGFILLVLTVSLSPGDSRLIIDPLSLITQSSLTLDMCSECSQVIQLSANMISSRDTKETVYEALHALCQRLPGERASECDSQVKMYLPKVLQQTPGHLKPGETCMVFGLCAVHTEEEPLKLPHHATNKDQSSSALNSAASAHGEFNPACTLCLYIIKKLETLLPQNMTEDALTKLMEEICDLIPHSYKDECDDFVEKYGVQIVEFLLSSAAPHTICTLLHVCLFKEQPRPELFLPSDCESCRTLAVLSRLHLGVNSTETQTSSFLQSVCVHHPNAIPKCEAFTRIYGSRLQKVLGNQMDLPHACERADLCVASKKLEPLGKNRCTWGPTYWCRDIQTAQLCGNQAFCKKYMWKH; encoded by the exons ATGTCAGCCCGCGGCTTCATCCTGCTGGTCCTCACGGTGTCTCTGAGTCCCG GAGACTCCAGGCTCATTATAGACCCTCTGTCGCTCATCACACAGTCATCTCTG ACATTGGATATGTGTTCAGAGTGCAGCCAGGTCATCCAGCTGTCCGCCAACATGATTTCCAGCAGAGATACCAAG GAGACTGTATATGAAGCGTTGCATGCTCTGTGCCAACGCCTCCCAGGAGAACGGGCATCAGAGTGCGATTCACAGGTGAAGATGTATTTGCCCAAAGTCCTACAGCAGACACCTGGTCATCTG AAACCAGGAGAGACCTGTATGGTTTTCGGACTCTGTGCCGTCCACACGGAGGAGGAACCGCTGAAACTTCCCCACCATGCCACCAATAAAGACCAATCCAGCTCTGCACTCAACTCAGCCGCCAGCGCCCAC GGGGAGTTCAACCCAGCTTGCACCCTGTGTTTGTATATTATCAAGAAACTGGAGACTCTGTTGCCCCAAAATATGACTGAG GATGCTTTGACGAAGCTCATGGAAGAGATCTGTGATCTCATACCACATAGCTACAAGGACGAGTGTGATGATTTTGTCGAAAAATACGGCGTGCAGATTGTCGAATTCCTTTTATCGTCTGCTGCACCTCACACAATATGTACTCTTTTGCATGTCTGTTTGTTCAAAGAGCAACCTCGCCCAG AGTTGTTCCTCCCCTCGGATTGTGAGTCGTGCCGCACGCTGGCTGTGCTGAGCCGACTTCACCTGGGCGTCAACTCCACCGAAACTCAGACTTCCtctttcctccagtctgtgtgCGTCCATCACCCCAATGCCATCCCCAAG TGCGAGGCTTTCACCAGAATCTACGGCTCCCGACTGCAGAAGGTTTTGGGAAACCAGATGGACCTTCCACATGCATGTGAA AGAGCTGATCTGTGCGTTGCCTCGAAGAAGTTGGAGCCGCTGGGAAAGAATCGTTGCACTTGGGGACCGACCTACTGGTGCAGAGACATTCAAACTGCTCAGCTGTGTGGT